One segment of Pontibacter akesuensis DNA contains the following:
- a CDS encoding cellulase family glycosylhydrolase, with protein MSNFLKTTLQTLFIGFVLYLSCPAAFSQTPEAVYVDKQGVMRWKKNNKEAAFFGVNYTVPFAYGYRSHKALNVDLEKAIEADVYHFARMGINAFRVHVWDTEITDSEGNLLENEHLRLFDYLVAKLKERNIKILVTPIAYWGSGYPEPDVKTAGFSSIYTKQQAVTEEKAFLAQERYLQQFFQHKNPYTKQTYQDDPDIIAAEINNEPKHTGPKARATEYVNRMVAAVRGTGWTKPIFYNISESPTYADAVAKANIDGVSFQWYPTGLVANRTLQGNYLPHVDEYRIPFDTIPAYAGKARMVYEFDAGDILHPIMYPAMARSFRQAGFQWATQFAYDPLATAYGNTEYQTHYLNLAYTPAKAISLMIASEAFQRLPRGKDYGTYPLDSVFDVFRVSYGQSLSEMNAAQKFYYTSSTSTRPANPSKLVHIAGVGSSPVVEYKGTGAYFMDKLENGIWRLEVMPDAIQVRDHFAKASPQKIVTRIEWQEHPMEIDLADLGGEFSVQGLNEGNARTANASAGSFRITPGTYLLTRKGKRMHKGKLTTPNNIGLNEFVAPKPLTKEVQVSHFPFEEVTAGQPFTLQATLVGIAAGARVSIAANNLSGVWKTVPMQQVAPYKYEATLPADLVTPGLIKYRIMVQTQDGKYVTFPGGHPGDPWAWDYVADNTWQTYVAASNGALELFNATQDQDIMVYPSLWKPEERQFLTGEKPGQLIFRLAAKELTGEDVMGWQFYFADKLEGRQSELASFDKIIIRARTTNTKPVQAKLTLITDDASGYAAQVTLDNMMREIEIPLNSLKPSSFMLLPRPYPGFHPFWFKPGKVEPFKLEQAEKLEITIGAGLSPAEKSQPFSFEVESVRLEKSGK; from the coding sequence ATGAGTAATTTTCTGAAAACTACCCTTCAGACCCTGTTTATCGGATTTGTCTTGTATTTAAGCTGTCCCGCTGCTTTCAGCCAAACTCCGGAGGCGGTGTATGTAGACAAGCAGGGCGTGATGCGGTGGAAAAAAAATAATAAAGAGGCCGCCTTTTTTGGGGTGAACTACACCGTACCGTTCGCCTACGGCTACCGCTCCCATAAGGCCCTGAACGTGGACCTGGAGAAAGCCATAGAGGCCGATGTATACCACTTCGCCCGCATGGGCATCAACGCCTTTCGGGTGCACGTGTGGGACACGGAGATTACTGATTCGGAGGGCAACCTGCTGGAGAACGAGCACCTGCGCCTGTTCGACTATCTGGTTGCCAAACTAAAAGAGCGCAACATCAAAATTCTGGTGACACCCATTGCCTACTGGGGCTCCGGCTACCCAGAGCCAGACGTGAAAACAGCCGGTTTCTCGAGCATTTATACCAAGCAGCAGGCCGTGACGGAAGAAAAAGCCTTTCTGGCCCAGGAGCGCTACCTGCAGCAGTTCTTTCAGCATAAAAACCCTTACACAAAGCAAACCTACCAGGATGACCCGGACATTATAGCCGCAGAGATAAATAACGAACCAAAGCATACCGGGCCAAAAGCGCGGGCAACTGAGTACGTAAACCGGATGGTGGCAGCAGTGCGCGGCACCGGCTGGACGAAGCCCATCTTTTACAACATCAGCGAATCGCCCACTTATGCCGATGCGGTGGCAAAAGCGAATATTGATGGGGTAAGCTTCCAGTGGTACCCCACCGGTTTGGTTGCTAACCGCACCCTCCAAGGAAACTACCTGCCGCACGTAGACGAGTACCGCATTCCCTTCGATACGATTCCGGCCTACGCCGGCAAGGCCCGCATGGTATATGAGTTTGATGCCGGCGATATTTTGCATCCGATTATGTACCCAGCCATGGCCCGGAGCTTTCGGCAGGCGGGGTTTCAGTGGGCAACCCAGTTCGCTTACGATCCGCTGGCAACAGCCTACGGCAACACCGAATACCAGACGCACTACCTGAACCTGGCCTATACCCCCGCCAAAGCCATCAGCCTGATGATTGCCTCAGAGGCGTTTCAGCGGTTGCCGCGCGGCAAGGACTACGGCACCTATCCTTTAGATTCGGTTTTTGATGTGTTCCGGGTAAGCTATGGGCAAAGCCTGAGCGAGATGAATGCGGCGCAGAAGTTCTACTACACCAGTTCTACCAGCACCAGGCCGGCCAATCCTTCAAAGCTCGTGCATATTGCCGGCGTTGGCAGTTCGCCCGTGGTAGAGTATAAAGGTACGGGAGCATACTTTATGGATAAACTGGAAAATGGAATATGGCGCCTGGAGGTGATGCCAGATGCGATCCAGGTGCGCGATCACTTTGCCAAAGCCTCTCCGCAAAAGATCGTCACCCGCATTGAGTGGCAGGAGCATCCCATGGAAATCGATCTGGCGGACCTGGGCGGAGAATTTAGCGTTCAGGGTCTGAACGAAGGAAACGCCCGCACCGCCAATGCCAGCGCAGGAAGCTTCCGCATCACGCCGGGCACTTACCTGCTAACCAGGAAAGGCAAGCGTATGCATAAGGGAAAACTAACGACACCAAACAACATTGGCTTAAACGAGTTTGTGGCGCCGAAGCCGCTGACGAAGGAGGTACAGGTATCGCATTTCCCTTTCGAGGAGGTAACTGCCGGGCAGCCTTTTACCCTCCAGGCGACACTGGTTGGCATAGCGGCGGGAGCCAGGGTAAGTATAGCAGCGAACAATTTATCCGGCGTGTGGAAAACGGTGCCGATGCAGCAGGTGGCGCCCTATAAATACGAGGCTACGCTGCCTGCCGATCTGGTAACGCCCGGCCTGATCAAGTACCGCATTATGGTGCAGACCCAGGATGGGAAGTATGTGACCTTTCCGGGCGGCCATCCGGGAGACCCGTGGGCCTGGGACTATGTGGCTGACAATACATGGCAAACCTATGTGGCCGCCTCAAATGGCGCGCTGGAGCTTTTTAACGCGACGCAGGACCAGGACATTATGGTGTACCCGAGCCTCTGGAAGCCCGAAGAAAGGCAGTTCCTGACAGGAGAGAAGCCGGGCCAGTTAATCTTCCGATTAGCGGCAAAAGAGCTGACAGGCGAGGATGTGATGGGCTGGCAGTTTTATTTCGCTGATAAATTAGAAGGCCGCCAATCAGAATTAGCTTCATTTGACAAAATCATCATCAGGGCCCGCACCACTAATACCAAGCCTGTACAGGCAAAACTGACGTTAATTACAGACGATGCCTCGGGCTACGCTGCCCAGGTGACGCTGGATAATATGATGCGGGAAATAGAAATTCCGCTAAACAGCCTGAAGCCTTCGTCGTTTATGCTGCTGCCAAGGCCATACCCGGGCTTCCATCCCTTCTGGTTTAAGCCTGGCAAGGTGGAGCCCTTTAAGCTGGAGCAGGCAGAGAAGCTGGAGATTACAATAGGAGCGGGCTTGTCTCCGGCAGAGAAGAGCCAGCCCTTCTCTTTCGAGGTAGAGTCGGTTCGGCTGGAGAAATCAGGTAAGTAA
- a CDS encoding DUF4153 domain-containing protein produces MGIFKNISLQQLWRGAVTTFLAYPLVLLSAFAGTAAAIFNSELSYDQRQEHLYLEKFMLVCALGLILFFTLELLVSKYKLRLHWQASLWLAGLVLLVLYFWLLPLELEQRHWLRFLMLALALHLAASYAMFLNRRDENAFWQFNKALFLRILTSALYSGVLFIGLVIAVLAMEELFSVDIDGAFYGQLWLFMVGVFNTWFFLAGVPTDVQELEHTHLYPKGLKVFTQFVLLPLVTLYLLILYAYFGKIIAQWAWPEGWVSVLVLCFSIAGILSLLLIHPIRFEEGNTWMRTFSRWFYRALFPLIILLALAIWRRVSEYGVTEERYVVMALALWLFITALYFLFSRQKNIKFIPITLSVVALLAAFGPFSAFQVSEWSQVNRLEKLLQESKVLVNGQIQRQHPPVSGEVEEEVSSITDYLARTHGFEALQPWFAIDLEDSLAAATDSLGNRWQKSFATRDKVLDLMGLEYNSGQRDMGRQHFYFSTQHSGSGNAVQDIRGYAYAVQYSYRTFERHEEQREFQLGAVPMIVSLEKEGSVLYFKFEQETLTLDLLPLIKKLQKKQHELVSPADMTLTVEGKQVKVKLALDELNGVEETKEGNYRVQSIEASIYVQLQE; encoded by the coding sequence ATGGGAATCTTCAAAAACATATCGCTGCAGCAACTCTGGCGCGGCGCCGTTACCACGTTCCTGGCTTACCCGTTGGTGCTGCTCTCTGCCTTTGCTGGCACGGCGGCAGCCATATTTAACTCAGAGCTTTCCTACGACCAGCGGCAGGAGCATCTGTACCTGGAGAAGTTTATGCTGGTGTGCGCGCTGGGCCTTATCCTGTTCTTCACGCTGGAATTACTGGTTAGCAAGTATAAACTAAGGCTGCATTGGCAGGCTTCGCTGTGGCTGGCAGGGCTGGTGCTGCTGGTCTTATACTTCTGGCTGTTGCCGTTGGAATTGGAGCAGCGGCACTGGCTGCGCTTCCTGATGCTGGCACTGGCCTTGCACCTGGCCGCCTCCTATGCCATGTTCCTGAACCGCCGCGACGAGAACGCGTTCTGGCAGTTCAACAAAGCACTGTTCCTGCGCATCTTAACGTCGGCGCTCTATTCCGGGGTGCTGTTTATAGGCCTGGTAATTGCGGTGCTGGCTATGGAGGAGCTGTTTTCGGTAGACATAGACGGTGCGTTTTACGGCCAGCTGTGGCTCTTTATGGTGGGCGTGTTCAATACCTGGTTCTTCCTCGCGGGCGTGCCGACCGATGTGCAGGAGCTGGAGCATACGCACCTGTACCCGAAGGGCCTGAAGGTATTTACCCAGTTTGTGCTGCTGCCGCTGGTTACGCTGTACCTGCTCATCCTTTATGCGTACTTCGGCAAGATCATCGCGCAGTGGGCGTGGCCCGAGGGCTGGGTGTCGGTGCTGGTGCTGTGCTTTTCCATTGCGGGTATTCTGTCGCTGCTGCTCATTCACCCGATCCGGTTTGAGGAAGGCAACACCTGGATGCGCACCTTTTCCCGGTGGTTCTACCGTGCCCTTTTTCCGCTCATCATCCTGCTGGCGCTGGCCATCTGGCGGCGCGTGTCGGAGTATGGCGTAACCGAGGAGCGGTACGTGGTGATGGCGCTGGCGCTTTGGCTGTTCATCACCGCGCTATACTTCCTGTTCAGCCGCCAGAAGAACATCAAGTTTATTCCCATCACCCTGAGCGTTGTCGCACTGCTGGCTGCCTTCGGACCTTTTAGTGCGTTTCAGGTGTCGGAGTGGAGCCAGGTAAACCGGCTGGAGAAGCTGCTGCAGGAAAGTAAGGTATTGGTAAACGGGCAGATACAGCGGCAGCACCCGCCGGTAAGCGGGGAGGTAGAGGAGGAGGTTAGTTCCATCACCGACTACTTGGCCCGTACACACGGTTTTGAGGCGCTGCAGCCTTGGTTTGCGATTGATCTGGAAGACAGCCTCGCCGCCGCCACCGACTCGCTCGGCAACCGCTGGCAGAAAAGCTTCGCCACCCGCGACAAAGTGCTGGACCTGATGGGGCTGGAATATAATTCCGGACAAAGGGATATGGGCAGGCAGCACTTTTATTTCAGCACGCAGCATTCCGGTTCTGGAAATGCGGTGCAGGATATCAGGGGCTATGCCTATGCGGTGCAATACAGTTACCGGACTTTTGAGAGACACGAGGAGCAGCGGGAATTCCAACTGGGAGCCGTGCCGATGATTGTGTCACTGGAAAAGGAGGGCTCGGTGCTATACTTTAAGTTTGAGCAGGAGACGCTGACACTGGACCTTTTGCCACTTATTAAGAAACTGCAGAAGAAACAGCATGAGCTGGTTAGTCCGGCAGACATGACGCTTACGGTGGAAGGAAAGCAAGTGAAGGTAAAGCTGGCACTGGATGAGTTGAATGGTGTAGAAGAGACAAAAGAGGGTAACTACCGTGTTCAAAGTATAGAAGCTAGCATTTATGTACAGCTGCAGGAGTAA
- a CDS encoding YihY/virulence factor BrkB family protein, translating into MRLNQQYLKRRRAYRKFIVFLKRWRFNNGHSSVYEVADVLIGELRLDSVTKRASYMAFNFTLAIFPSIIFLFTLIPYIPSILSLDLGESILDFLADFMPEEMYMAAYGTIEDIVNKPRGGLLSFGFLFALVLSTNGIMSLMDAFDKKYHTFYKRTYLRKRFIATILTVVLSMILFTAVAAIFFGQWILDVLVFYEVVTESYTYTLIVILKYVAIVFLFLLATSLIYYFVPAIEDKWPFFSAGAVVATVLIFIVSMGFSYYISAFDTYNKFYGSIGALIGLMIWLDFVSMILILGFEINVSIDTVTKRLVRTPTSSSGKMARVAKV; encoded by the coding sequence ATGAGGCTGAACCAGCAATACCTGAAGCGCCGACGTGCCTACCGCAAGTTCATCGTTTTCCTGAAACGGTGGCGCTTTAACAACGGGCACTCGTCGGTGTATGAGGTGGCTGACGTGCTGATAGGGGAGCTGCGCCTGGACTCGGTTACAAAGCGGGCATCCTACATGGCCTTTAACTTCACGCTGGCCATTTTCCCGAGCATCATCTTCCTGTTTACGCTCATTCCCTACATTCCAAGTATTTTGTCTTTGGATCTGGGGGAAAGCATACTTGACTTCCTGGCGGACTTCATGCCTGAGGAAATGTACATGGCCGCTTACGGCACCATCGAGGATATTGTGAACAAGCCGCGCGGCGGGTTGCTCTCCTTTGGTTTTCTCTTCGCGCTGGTGCTCTCCACCAATGGCATTATGTCGCTGATGGACGCCTTCGATAAGAAGTACCACACCTTCTACAAGCGCACCTATCTTCGCAAACGCTTCATCGCCACCATTTTAACTGTGGTGCTAAGTATGATTTTATTCACGGCGGTGGCTGCCATTTTCTTTGGACAGTGGATACTGGATGTGCTGGTGTTTTACGAAGTGGTGACGGAAAGCTATACGTATACCCTGATCGTGATTCTGAAGTATGTGGCCATTGTTTTCCTGTTCCTGCTCGCCACATCGCTGATCTATTACTTTGTGCCGGCTATTGAGGACAAATGGCCGTTCTTTTCGGCGGGTGCCGTGGTGGCCACAGTGCTCATTTTTATCGTCTCGATGGGCTTTTCCTACTACATCAGCGCCTTCGATACCTACAACAAGTTCTACGGTTCCATCGGTGCCCTTATAGGTCTGATGATCTGGCTCGACTTCGTTTCTATGATCCTCATACTTGGCTTTGAGATAAACGTAAGTATTGATACCGTAACAAAGCGCCTGGTGCGCACGCCCACCTCCAGCTCCGGTAAAATGGCCAGAGTCGCCAAAGTATAG
- a CDS encoding acyl-CoA thioesterase gives MFESEVQVRVRYAETDQMGYVYHGNYAAYYEVTRTEVFRRLGIEYKEMEATGTMMPVLELKTKFIRPAKYDDLLTIRLLLKSKPHGTRIRFEYEVYNEEETLLNIGETIMVFVDMKTGRPTEVPPLIHDKLDPYFVK, from the coding sequence GTGTTCGAATCAGAAGTGCAAGTGCGCGTGCGTTACGCCGAAACCGACCAGATGGGCTATGTGTACCACGGCAATTATGCCGCCTACTACGAGGTGACGCGCACAGAGGTATTCCGCCGTTTGGGCATTGAGTATAAGGAGATGGAGGCTACTGGTACGATGATGCCGGTGCTGGAGCTGAAAACCAAGTTCATCCGCCCCGCCAAGTACGACGACCTGCTGACCATAAGGCTGCTGCTGAAGAGCAAACCGCACGGCACGCGCATCCGGTTTGAGTATGAGGTGTACAACGAAGAGGAAACACTTTTGAACATCGGGGAGACCATCATGGTTTTTGTGGATATGAAGACCGGGCGCCCCACCGAGGTGCCGCCCCTGATCCATGACAAGCTAGATCCGTATTTCGTTAAATGA
- a CDS encoding acetate and sugar kinases/Hsc70/actin family protein: MPKVLRLHKTGSNVEGWAKTSQITSTEIKDITDGAGGRALKINASIPTPFARMHLFETAFDFVKRGVAGSGNNTIYHKFVTHFWDLWELLYNHQSYAQAGNKIIIRRWNKHQQLGAMQANQNTSLLGRTLELFMNDSRFQGIEDIFLIFFESTNNRGDRHMQLIGGTSPLTFLFVAPNVQPLSMNRAQNIGTYFDHNYVSLEDREQDFREYVHKLFVSNPAMIQAFPAVYNALDENLLRKINMAGAVGQGAIASEYLQLVDFQQNPVHVGHINFLVKKDQTAVTSSDLFIRPTHTGFAGERPIVLKPELRLAPDVKYVNNLAWPVNTVVGYADEKPLENRSLPGVGFNYPYLTINDLLQETLVQVPYEVNTDRFYSGTVVYQPGVTEKSFNYLLPITSLYFEFFSPQDLANHLTFHIDVNHVRVTLSIPTEKGNVVYERSYYDNPLNSKDANGNVIPEKGRIVKSKIGLGVFPFYKFTDAVQYNDFYKVMLVDEDIDPLLVNKNHSLAFYVGGKQLEAGGGIISATAHKRTKKSNSSAGSTYYEVRGTHFDVAEFTHAGVDVDGKALIVPKYEEKQQGIHNFTFAIDFGTSNTHIAYTSGSNQPPREFSITANDQQLVMLNKPSEDPALTDYQRFHKRGFGRLFAVETLLKREFIPLIIGSGGSLYNFPTRTATCESIDFENQITNLFGNINIGFSINTEGTHQDQYKQTYHTDLKWSETLTNAGKRRIEAFFTEIMLLIKNKVVMNNGNVASTKIVWFAPLSFDEYSRNMFQNVWDGVYNSVFKNGRNTVCITESVAPFYFLSRTGAVVPSQDENLINVDIGGGTTDVLLFTNRKPSHSSSFRFAGNDLWGDGFATVKTSKDNGLLQYGVDHVLRIPLTEEGREYRKFLETALDNPDFNSADISSLLFSYDKELNYSSQLLQARQLRLMFYLHFGALMYHLAQLVQQLDVKVPRYISFSGRGSLYIKLLSAGNNLSNVERYAKAIFHKVTGQEPPANFKLVLVDNPKQVTANGGAMALEGTDLNDLTNIPIMKPTGSINIAEALTPVTKTQITGELRQHVMDNVMNCLELLLDDPDISPLMRSMGVEVDPMRVLDFMRSNLQDSYTMVLEDTVRGLTDREQLHETMFFMPLKQSLYLLSKELYRQQSQVSAIS; this comes from the coding sequence ATGCCGAAAGTACTTCGTCTACATAAAACCGGTTCTAACGTGGAAGGTTGGGCAAAAACCAGCCAGATCACGAGCACCGAGATCAAAGATATAACCGATGGCGCCGGTGGCAGAGCCTTAAAGATCAATGCCTCTATTCCGACGCCTTTTGCCCGAATGCACCTCTTCGAAACTGCTTTCGATTTTGTGAAGCGCGGTGTGGCAGGAAGTGGAAACAACACCATTTACCACAAGTTCGTGACGCACTTCTGGGATTTGTGGGAGCTGCTGTACAACCACCAGAGCTATGCTCAGGCTGGCAACAAGATCATCATCCGCCGCTGGAACAAGCACCAGCAGTTGGGTGCGATGCAGGCAAACCAGAATACGAGTTTGCTGGGCCGCACCCTGGAGCTGTTCATGAACGACAGCCGCTTTCAGGGCATCGAAGATATTTTCCTGATATTCTTCGAGTCTACGAACAACCGCGGTGATCGGCACATGCAATTGATAGGCGGCACCTCGCCGCTGACATTCCTGTTTGTGGCGCCAAATGTGCAGCCTTTAAGTATGAACCGTGCCCAGAACATCGGCACCTACTTCGATCATAACTATGTGTCGCTGGAGGACAGGGAGCAGGATTTCAGGGAGTATGTGCACAAGCTTTTTGTATCAAACCCAGCGATGATACAGGCTTTTCCGGCGGTGTACAATGCGCTGGACGAGAACCTGCTGCGCAAGATCAACATGGCAGGTGCCGTGGGCCAGGGAGCCATTGCTTCTGAATATTTACAGTTGGTGGATTTCCAGCAGAACCCGGTACATGTAGGGCATATAAATTTCTTGGTGAAAAAAGACCAGACAGCTGTGACGAGCAGCGACCTGTTCATTCGTCCGACCCACACCGGTTTTGCAGGCGAGCGGCCGATTGTGCTGAAGCCTGAACTACGCTTAGCACCGGACGTGAAGTATGTGAACAACCTGGCCTGGCCGGTAAATACAGTGGTTGGTTACGCTGATGAAAAACCACTGGAGAACCGCTCCCTGCCGGGTGTCGGATTCAACTATCCGTACCTGACCATCAACGACCTGCTGCAGGAAACGCTGGTGCAGGTGCCGTACGAGGTAAACACCGACCGCTTCTACAGCGGCACCGTAGTGTACCAGCCGGGAGTAACAGAGAAGTCTTTCAACTACCTGTTGCCGATCACGAGCTTATACTTTGAATTCTTCTCACCGCAGGACCTCGCCAACCACCTCACGTTCCACATCGATGTGAACCATGTGCGGGTAACGCTAAGCATACCGACCGAAAAAGGAAATGTGGTGTATGAGCGCAGCTACTACGACAACCCGCTGAATTCGAAAGATGCAAACGGCAATGTGATACCGGAAAAAGGCCGCATCGTGAAGTCCAAGATCGGATTGGGCGTGTTCCCTTTCTACAAGTTCACGGACGCCGTGCAGTACAACGACTTCTACAAGGTGATGCTGGTGGATGAGGACATCGATCCGCTGCTGGTGAACAAGAATCATTCGCTGGCCTTCTATGTCGGCGGCAAACAGCTGGAAGCTGGAGGCGGTATTATTTCTGCTACGGCGCACAAGCGAACGAAGAAAAGCAACAGCAGCGCCGGCAGTACTTATTACGAGGTTCGCGGCACGCATTTCGATGTGGCGGAGTTCACGCATGCCGGGGTAGACGTTGATGGAAAGGCGCTGATCGTGCCGAAGTATGAGGAGAAACAGCAGGGGATACACAACTTCACCTTTGCCATCGACTTCGGAACCTCAAACACGCACATTGCCTATACTTCGGGTTCGAACCAGCCGCCGCGTGAGTTCTCCATTACCGCCAACGACCAGCAACTGGTGATGCTGAACAAGCCTTCAGAAGATCCGGCACTGACGGATTACCAGCGCTTCCACAAGCGCGGTTTCGGTCGATTGTTCGCCGTGGAAACCTTGCTCAAGCGTGAGTTTATACCCTTGATCATCGGCTCCGGTGGCTCACTGTATAACTTCCCGACCAGAACAGCAACCTGCGAGTCGATTGACTTTGAAAATCAAATCACGAACCTGTTCGGCAACATCAACATCGGTTTCTCCATCAACACCGAAGGCACGCACCAGGACCAGTACAAGCAAACGTATCATACCGACCTGAAGTGGAGTGAAACGCTGACGAACGCCGGCAAGCGCCGCATTGAGGCGTTCTTCACCGAAATCATGCTCCTGATAAAGAACAAGGTGGTGATGAACAACGGCAATGTGGCCAGCACAAAGATCGTGTGGTTTGCCCCGCTTAGCTTTGATGAGTACTCGCGCAACATGTTCCAGAACGTGTGGGACGGCGTGTACAACAGCGTATTCAAAAACGGCAGAAATACGGTTTGCATCACAGAATCCGTGGCGCCATTCTACTTCCTGTCCAGAACAGGTGCCGTAGTGCCGAGCCAGGATGAGAACCTGATCAACGTAGACATTGGCGGTGGTACCACCGACGTGCTGTTGTTCACAAACCGTAAGCCATCACACAGTTCTTCCTTCCGCTTTGCCGGCAACGACCTGTGGGGCGATGGGTTTGCCACGGTGAAAACGAGCAAAGACAATGGTCTGCTGCAGTACGGCGTGGACCACGTGTTGCGCATTCCGCTAACAGAAGAAGGACGCGAATACCGCAAGTTCCTGGAAACGGCGCTCGATAACCCGGACTTCAACTCTGCCGATATCAGCTCGCTGCTGTTCAGTTATGACAAAGAACTAAACTACAGCTCACAGCTTCTGCAGGCGCGCCAGCTCCGGTTAATGTTCTACCTGCACTTTGGTGCGCTCATGTACCACCTGGCACAACTGGTGCAGCAACTCGATGTGAAAGTGCCGCGCTATATCTCGTTCAGTGGCCGTGGTAGTTTGTACATCAAGCTGTTGAGCGCAGGCAATAACCTTTCGAATGTAGAGCGCTATGCGAAGGCCATTTTCCATAAGGTGACGGGGCAGGAGCCACCGGCTAACTTTAAGTTGGTGCTGGTAGATAATCCGAAGCAGGTAACTGCTAATGGTGGTGCTATGGCCCTGGAAGGAACAGATCTGAACGATCTGACCAATATCCCGATCATGAAGCCAACAGGGTCTATTAACATCGCAGAAGCCCTGACGCCGGTAACTAAAACCCAGATAACGGGCGAGCTGCGCCAGCATGTGATGGATAACGTAATGAACTGCCTGGAGCTATTGCTTGACGATCCGGACATTTCGCCGCTGATGCGCTCGATGGGTGTGGAGGTAGACCCGATGCGCGTGCTCGATTTCATGCGCTCCAACCTGCAGGACAGCTATACCATGGTGCTGGAGGATACGGTTCGCGGCCTGACAGACCGCGAGCAGTTGCACGAGACCATGTTCTTCATGCCACTAAAACAATCGCTATATTTGCTGTCGAAAGAACTGTACAGGCAGCAGTCGCAGGTTAGCGCGATCTCTTAG
- the mltG gene encoding endolytic transglycosylase MltG: MANEANNPRPRRKRKEKSMLVPALAVLFLFLFVSFSYYAYQIVYTGNVHTKERDVYVLIPTGATYNQAMDSIEASGAIVDKLSLHFMAKLMDYDKLVKPGRYKLQDGWSNRQLIGKLRLGEQDPLNLTFTNVRLRSQLSEKLAGGIEASAEELDSLLSDQEYLKTLGFDTTTIVSMFIPNTYQVHWTTTAPELMQRMKTEYDKFWTAERKAKADKLGLTPKQVSTLASIVQAETIKRDEKPKVAGVYLNRLEKGMLLQADPTVVFAVRDFTIRRVLNKHLAYDSPYNTYKYGGLPPGPINVPDISSIDAVLNPEEHKYIYFCAKDDFSGYHAFAVTEREHINNARRYQRALTERNILN; this comes from the coding sequence ATGGCCAACGAAGCAAATAACCCAAGACCCAGAAGAAAGAGAAAAGAGAAAAGCATGCTGGTCCCTGCATTGGCGGTGCTGTTCCTTTTTCTGTTCGTGAGCTTCTCCTACTACGCGTACCAGATTGTGTACACCGGCAACGTGCACACAAAGGAGCGCGATGTGTACGTGCTCATCCCCACCGGCGCCACTTACAACCAGGCCATGGACTCCATTGAGGCAAGCGGTGCCATTGTTGATAAGCTGTCGTTGCATTTTATGGCCAAGCTGATGGACTACGACAAGCTTGTGAAGCCGGGCCGTTACAAACTGCAGGATGGCTGGAGCAACCGCCAATTGATCGGCAAACTGCGGTTGGGCGAGCAGGACCCGCTGAACCTGACCTTTACCAACGTGCGCCTGCGCAGCCAGCTGTCAGAGAAATTGGCCGGTGGCATTGAGGCCAGCGCAGAAGAACTGGATAGCCTCCTTAGCGACCAGGAGTACCTGAAGACGCTGGGCTTTGATACCACCACCATCGTGAGCATGTTTATCCCGAACACCTACCAGGTGCACTGGACCACCACGGCCCCGGAACTCATGCAGCGCATGAAAACGGAGTACGACAAGTTCTGGACCGCCGAGCGCAAAGCCAAAGCCGATAAGCTGGGGCTGACGCCAAAGCAGGTAAGCACCCTGGCCTCTATCGTGCAGGCCGAGACAATTAAAAGAGATGAGAAACCGAAAGTGGCCGGTGTGTACCTGAACCGCCTCGAGAAAGGCATGCTGCTGCAGGCCGACCCGACAGTGGTGTTTGCGGTGCGCGATTTCACGATCCGCCGCGTGCTAAACAAGCACCTGGCCTACGACTCGCCTTACAACACCTACAAGTATGGCGGCTTGCCTCCGGGGCCCATCAACGTGCCGGATATCTCCAGCATCGACGCCGTGCTGAACCCCGAGGAGCACAAGTACATCTACTTCTGCGCGAAGGATGATTTCTCTGGGTACCATGCCTTTGCCGTTACCGAGCGCGAGCATATCAACAATGCGCGCCGTTACCAGCGTGCCCTGACCGAGCGCAACATCCTCAACTAA